A window from Sinanaerobacter sp. ZZT-01 encodes these proteins:
- a CDS encoding NADH-dependent [FeFe] hydrogenase, group A6, which yields MVKLVIDGKNVAVSEGTTILDAAEKAGIHIPHLCYLKDINEIGACRVCIVEKKGMEKLITACSNEVEEGMEIYTNSPKVRSTRKVNVELILSDHDCMCATCVRSGNCSLQKIANDLGIVEIPYKRIAEKHRWDKNFPLIRDASKCIKCMRCIQICDKVQDLQVWNVSGSGYRTTVGVMQNLKIQDANCSLCGQCITHCPVGALRERDDVSRMFEALADPDKITIVQVAPAVRTAWGEGIGLYKEEATMGRLVSALRSMGFDYIYDTTYAADLTIMEEGSEFLERFQNRKEYKWPMFTSCCPGWVRFVKSQYPDMAENLSSAKSPQQMFGAITKTYIADKLGISSEKIFAVSLMPCVAKKYECDVESLSDAGFGQDVDLVLTTRELDRMIRADHIKADDLKEEAFDDMFGVSTGAGVIFGATGGVMEAALRSAYFLLTKKNPNPESFRRVRGLDGWKEAVFEIEGNAIRVAVASGLGNTRKLIEAIRKNEVNYDFVEIMACPGGCAGGGGQPIHDNMEMAEERGKILYGLDRNANLRFSHENPSIQKTYEEFLGTPLSEKSHHLLHTDVTQWEPNK from the coding sequence ATGGTAAAATTGGTGATAGACGGAAAAAATGTAGCGGTTTCTGAAGGGACTACCATTTTGGATGCAGCCGAAAAAGCGGGAATCCATATTCCTCATCTATGTTACTTAAAAGACATTAATGAAATAGGTGCTTGCCGTGTCTGTATTGTTGAAAAAAAAGGAATGGAGAAACTCATCACTGCCTGCAGCAACGAAGTAGAAGAGGGAATGGAAATTTATACAAATAGTCCAAAGGTTCGTTCAACAAGAAAAGTAAATGTAGAATTGATTCTGTCGGATCATGATTGCATGTGTGCAACCTGTGTAAGAAGCGGCAATTGCAGCCTTCAAAAAATAGCAAATGATTTAGGCATTGTAGAAATTCCGTATAAGAGGATTGCGGAAAAACATAGATGGGATAAAAATTTTCCTTTAATTCGAGATGCTTCTAAATGTATTAAATGTATGAGATGCATTCAAATCTGCGATAAGGTGCAGGATTTGCAAGTTTGGAATGTATCTGGCAGCGGATACCGCACAACTGTCGGTGTGATGCAGAATTTAAAAATTCAAGATGCAAATTGCTCCCTTTGCGGGCAGTGCATCACCCATTGTCCAGTCGGTGCACTGAGAGAAAGAGACGATGTGAGCCGGATGTTTGAGGCACTTGCAGACCCTGATAAGATTACAATCGTTCAGGTAGCACCGGCTGTTCGTACTGCTTGGGGAGAAGGAATTGGACTGTACAAAGAAGAAGCGACGATGGGAAGGCTGGTCAGTGCATTACGCAGCATGGGATTTGACTATATTTATGATACGACCTATGCAGCAGATTTGACGATTATGGAAGAGGGCAGTGAATTTTTAGAGAGATTTCAAAACCGTAAAGAATATAAATGGCCGATGTTTACTTCCTGTTGTCCGGGCTGGGTTCGTTTTGTAAAATCACAGTACCCGGATATGGCTGAAAATCTTTCCTCTGCTAAATCACCGCAGCAGATGTTCGGAGCGATTACAAAAACTTATATTGCAGATAAACTTGGAATTTCATCAGAAAAAATATTTGCAGTATCGCTTATGCCCTGCGTTGCAAAAAAATATGAGTGTGATGTAGAAAGTTTGTCGGACGCTGGATTTGGTCAGGATGTCGATTTGGTATTGACTACAAGAGAACTTGACCGCATGATTCGTGCAGATCATATCAAAGCGGATGATTTAAAGGAAGAAGCATTTGATGACATGTTTGGCGTTTCTACAGGGGCCGGCGTAATTTTCGGAGCGACCGGAGGTGTTATGGAAGCAGCACTCCGCAGTGCATATTTTCTATTGACGAAAAAGAACCCTAATCCGGAAAGCTTTCGACGTGTACGAGGATTGGATGGTTGGAAGGAAGCCGTTTTTGAAATAGAAGGAAATGCGATTCGTGTTGCGGTGGCAAGCGGACTTGGAAATACTAGAAAATTGATTGAAGCCATTCGAAAAAATGAAGTGAATTATGATTTTGTAGAAATCATGGCATGTCCGGGAGGCTGTGCAGGAGGCGGGGGACAGCCAATTCATGACAACATGGAAATGGCAGAGGAAAGAGGAAAAATTCTTTATGGATTAGATCGGAATGCTAATTTGCGTTTTTCTCATGAAAATCCATCGATCCAAAAGACTTATGAAGAGTTCTTGGGAACTCCGCTGTCTGAAAAATCACATCACTTGCTGCATACGGATGTGACACAATGGGAGCCCAATAAATGA
- a CDS encoding D-2-hydroxyacid dehydrogenase, translating into MKKIVILDGYTIHPMTEELQWFKELGAVTIYESTPDESAAARIGDAEIVFTDSTYIGKEVFDCCPNLEWIGILATGTNSVDLEYAKSKGIPVCNVPAYGTNAVSQCAFALLLYACGHLKEHLEYAKNRLWCTQQTVPYWNHPSYELEGKVMGMIGFGRIGKQSAKTALAFGMKVLVFSNYPDKGLETENLKFVSKDELLANADVLFLHCPLTEENEGLINKESIAKMKDGVILVNTARGKLIHEFDLFEALQSKKIAFACLDVLAEEPPSCNNPLFTLDNCFITPHVAWTSEEARIRICQIASENLRVFLDGQLLNCVNF; encoded by the coding sequence ATGAAGAAGATTGTAATTTTAGATGGTTATACCATTCATCCGATGACGGAAGAACTTCAATGGTTTAAAGAACTAGGTGCTGTCACAATCTATGAGTCTACACCAGATGAATCAGCGGCCGCACGGATTGGAGATGCAGAAATTGTTTTCACCGATAGCACCTATATTGGAAAAGAAGTATTCGATTGTTGCCCGAACCTAGAATGGATCGGCATCTTAGCCACGGGTACTAATTCTGTTGACTTAGAATATGCAAAATCAAAAGGAATCCCTGTTTGTAATGTACCTGCCTATGGGACAAATGCTGTTTCTCAATGTGCATTTGCCCTTTTACTCTATGCGTGCGGACATTTAAAGGAACACTTAGAGTATGCCAAAAATAGACTTTGGTGTACACAGCAGACCGTTCCTTATTGGAACCATCCATCGTACGAGCTGGAAGGTAAGGTTATGGGAATGATTGGATTCGGCAGAATCGGAAAGCAGAGCGCGAAAACAGCATTAGCTTTTGGAATGAAGGTTCTTGTTTTTTCGAACTATCCAGATAAAGGGCTGGAAACCGAGAATTTAAAATTTGTTTCTAAGGATGAGCTGCTCGCAAATGCGGATGTACTTTTCCTGCATTGCCCGTTAACAGAAGAGAACGAAGGCCTGATTAACAAAGAAAGTATAGCTAAGATGAAAGATGGGGTAATATTGGTAAATACTGCACGCGGCAAATTGATTCATGAATTCGATTTGTTTGAAGCGCTTCAATCGAAAAAAATAGCTTTTGCATGTCTTGATGTATTGGCAGAAGAACCACCGAGTTGTAATAATCCACTTTTTACCTTAGACAATTGTTTTATTACGCCGCACGTAGCATGGACATCAGAAGAAGCCCGTATTCGCATCTGCCAAATTGCTTCTGAAAATTTACGAGTATTTTTAGATGGACAACTCTTAAACTGCGTTAATTTCTAA
- a CDS encoding aminotransferase class I/II-fold pyridoxal phosphate-dependent enzyme, translating into MNEKIITQKKMPLLDAIEKYNKKKPAYFCTPGHRYEKGVNLRFRKLVGDAVFSFDLTETPYTDDLHNAMGAIWEAEELARKSFGADDTHFLINGTTCGNQAMILSAAFEGEKIAIPRNAHKSVLMGLILSGAEPIYLMPEISQDTGLLGGITTESVEEMFAENPDCKGVLVVSPTYYGICSDLSSIAAICHKRDAVLLVDEAHGAHCYFSDLLPKGALEQGADMCAQSIHKVAGALTQSSMLHVKSKLIDQQRVDANLHLVQSTSPSYLLMASLDAARYDLENKGKALISKAVELAEYVRAALKPIRGIRCIGREIVGTAGINDLDITRLTISAFELGLSGYCLKDILFEEYNCDVELADDKNILAIITFANTKEDMDQLLNALSCIAAMHQDGEPVIRHEIFPASPEQVLSPRKAYFSRKEDVEWKDAVGRIAGELIAPYPPGIPVIYPGERMSQEIWDFIEEYRIHKRHFHGPADSKLRYFKVIKDESDD; encoded by the coding sequence ATGAATGAAAAAATAATAACGCAAAAAAAGATGCCCTTGCTGGATGCAATTGAGAAATATAATAAGAAAAAACCAGCCTATTTTTGCACTCCGGGACATCGCTATGAAAAAGGAGTTAATCTGCGTTTTCGAAAGCTTGTGGGAGATGCAGTCTTTTCTTTTGATTTGACAGAAACTCCTTATACGGATGACCTTCATAATGCGATGGGAGCAATTTGGGAGGCAGAGGAATTAGCGAGAAAAAGTTTTGGAGCCGATGATACACATTTTCTCATCAACGGTACAACTTGCGGCAACCAGGCAATGATTTTGTCGGCTGCATTTGAGGGTGAGAAGATCGCAATACCGAGAAATGCCCATAAATCAGTCCTGATGGGATTAATTTTAAGCGGGGCAGAACCAATCTACCTGATGCCTGAAATTTCTCAGGACACAGGACTTTTGGGAGGGATTACAACCGAAAGTGTAGAAGAAATGTTTGCAGAAAATCCGGATTGTAAAGGTGTATTGGTCGTCAGCCCAACTTATTATGGTATATGCAGTGATTTAAGCAGCATTGCTGCAATCTGCCATAAAAGGGATGCTGTGCTTTTAGTAGATGAAGCACACGGAGCACATTGTTACTTTTCTGATTTGCTTCCAAAAGGAGCATTAGAGCAGGGGGCAGATATGTGTGCACAAAGTATTCATAAAGTGGCAGGGGCGTTGACACAGAGCTCGATGCTTCATGTAAAATCCAAATTAATTGATCAGCAGCGTGTAGATGCAAATCTGCACTTAGTGCAGAGCACAAGTCCTTCGTATTTACTCATGGCTTCATTGGACGCGGCTAGATACGATCTGGAAAATAAGGGGAAAGCTTTGATTTCTAAAGCAGTAGAGCTTGCAGAATACGTAAGAGCTGCGTTAAAACCCATTAGAGGGATTCGGTGTATTGGCCGAGAAATTGTTGGCACAGCCGGTATTAACGATCTGGATATTACCCGTTTAACAATCAGCGCATTTGAGCTGGGGCTGAGCGGGTATTGCTTAAAAGATATCTTATTTGAAGAATATAATTGTGATGTCGAACTTGCAGATGACAAAAACATTTTGGCAATTATCACTTTTGCAAATACAAAAGAGGATATGGATCAGCTTTTAAATGCTTTATCCTGCATCGCCGCTATGCATCAAGATGGAGAACCTGTTATACGCCATGAGATATTTCCGGCAAGTCCCGAACAGGTGCTTTCACCCAGAAAGGCATATTTTTCTCGAAAAGAGGATGTTGAATGGAAAGATGCAGTTGGAAGAATTGCAGGAGAATTAATTGCGCCGTATCCACCGGGGATTCCGGTTATTTATCCTGGTGAACGCATGAGTCAAGAAATCTGGGATTTTATTGAAGAATATCGAATTCATAAAAGACATTTTCATGGACCGGCGGATAGTAAATTAAGATACTTTAAGGTGATTAAGGATGAATCAGATGATTAA
- a CDS encoding CGGC domain-containing protein yields MDTKYVMIIQCEFARQRCSGFACTNGFYNREDGFKDYEDNVRYIAMTCGGCCGTSLAAKLEHFSKKIAKNTDVKKKEVAVHLSSCMVTDNYHHDRCPNVDYIKALIQKKGYHRILEGTYISKTAEKKREKGEYKRY; encoded by the coding sequence ATGGATACTAAATATGTTATGATTATTCAATGTGAGTTTGCAAGGCAACGCTGTAGTGGTTTTGCATGTACAAATGGATTTTACAACCGGGAAGATGGATTTAAAGATTATGAGGATAATGTTCGTTACATCGCGATGACATGCGGAGGTTGCTGCGGGACAAGTCTTGCCGCAAAGCTGGAGCATTTTTCAAAGAAGATTGCGAAAAATACAGATGTAAAGAAGAAAGAGGTTGCAGTACATTTGTCTTCTTGTATGGTGACAGATAATTACCATCATGACCGATGTCCAAATGTGGATTATATAAAAGCACTGATCCAAAAAAAGGGATATCATAGAATTCTTGAAGGAACTTATATCAGTAAAACTGCTGAGAAAAAGCGTGAAAAAGGAGAATACAAACGCTACTAA
- a CDS encoding NAD(P)-binding protein → MSRLDIKTRDRAQTVVEGLYKDLERRIIASPPGLCPVDMASSFLKLCHAQTCGKCVPCRVGLGQLEHLLDDVLDLSEDTDLEIISLIERTAKTIRDSADCAIGTEAANMVLRGLYGFREDYMEHVTNNRCVSTIQNLKQPVPCVALCPAEVDIPGYISLVLEDRCEDAIRLIRKDNPFPTVCALICEHPCEARCRRNLIDAPINIRGMKRYAVDHCGKVEVPKRMEDTEKKVAIIGGGPSGLSAAYFLSLMGHQVTVFEKRTHLGGMLRYGIPSYRLPRERLQEDIDAILSTGVEIKIDSDIGSEDSIQKLRDEYDAVYISIGAHTHKTIGIEGEYSRGVISAVEILRSMGDDTMPDFKDKQVVVIGGGNVAMDVARTAKRLGAKKVSIVYRRRRQDMTALSEEIEGAIAEGCELLDLKAPSRIESTKEGDVESLYVKPQIAGKADKAGRPKPMDAQAKEECIPCEIIISAIGQATDSEHFEQYGIPINRGNIVAARSSGIESIPGIFAGGDCVSGPSTVINAVAAGKVAAANIDSYLGYHHMIECDIEIPAPRHGDHPPCARVEMKERLPGERGGDFSEIEKGMTEEEAKYEALRCLRCDHYGLGVFKGGRVKKW, encoded by the coding sequence ATGAGCAGATTGGATATCAAAACTCGAGATCGTGCCCAAACAGTAGTGGAAGGCCTATACAAAGATCTAGAGCGAAGAATCATAGCAAGTCCACCGGGGTTATGTCCCGTTGATATGGCTTCTTCGTTTTTAAAACTTTGCCACGCACAGACCTGTGGCAAATGTGTGCCGTGTCGAGTAGGTCTGGGCCAATTGGAGCATTTACTGGATGATGTTTTGGATTTGAGCGAAGATACGGATTTGGAAATCATTTCATTGATTGAACGGACAGCTAAAACAATACGGGATTCGGCTGATTGTGCCATAGGAACTGAGGCTGCTAATATGGTGCTTCGGGGGTTGTACGGATTTCGTGAAGACTATATGGAGCATGTAACAAATAACAGATGTGTTTCTACGATTCAGAATTTAAAACAACCGGTTCCTTGCGTCGCACTATGTCCGGCAGAAGTAGATATCCCAGGATATATTTCATTGGTTTTAGAGGATCGATGTGAGGATGCGATACGCCTGATTCGAAAAGATAACCCGTTTCCAACCGTTTGTGCCTTGATTTGTGAACACCCGTGCGAAGCGAGATGCCGTCGTAATTTAATCGATGCCCCAATCAATATTCGAGGAATGAAACGGTATGCGGTTGACCATTGTGGGAAAGTTGAAGTTCCAAAGCGAATGGAAGATACAGAAAAAAAAGTAGCAATCATCGGCGGCGGACCGAGCGGATTAAGTGCAGCTTATTTTCTATCGCTAATGGGTCACCAAGTAACTGTGTTCGAAAAAAGAACTCATTTGGGTGGTATGCTTCGTTATGGGATACCAAGTTATCGTTTACCTCGAGAAAGATTACAAGAGGATATTGATGCAATTTTATCCACTGGGGTAGAAATAAAGATCGATTCTGATATTGGAAGCGAAGACTCTATTCAAAAATTAAGAGATGAATATGATGCTGTTTACATTTCAATCGGAGCACATACACACAAAACAATCGGCATTGAAGGTGAATATTCAAGGGGTGTCATTTCAGCTGTTGAAATCTTACGAAGCATGGGCGATGATACCATGCCTGATTTTAAAGACAAGCAGGTTGTCGTAATCGGCGGTGGAAATGTCGCCATGGATGTGGCGAGAACAGCAAAGCGTCTTGGAGCGAAAAAAGTTAGCATTGTGTATCGTAGAAGAAGACAGGATATGACTGCGCTTTCTGAGGAAATAGAAGGTGCGATTGCAGAGGGCTGTGAACTGCTGGATCTAAAAGCACCATCTCGAATTGAGTCCACTAAAGAAGGGGATGTAGAAAGTCTTTATGTAAAACCGCAGATTGCAGGAAAAGCGGATAAGGCAGGCCGCCCGAAGCCGATGGATGCACAAGCGAAGGAGGAATGCATTCCTTGTGAAATCATTATCTCTGCTATTGGGCAGGCTACAGATTCTGAGCATTTCGAACAGTACGGTATTCCGATTAATCGAGGGAATATTGTGGCAGCGAGATCAAGCGGAATTGAAAGTATTCCTGGTATTTTTGCAGGCGGAGATTGTGTAAGCGGCCCTTCAACAGTGATAAATGCCGTAGCCGCCGGGAAGGTTGCGGCAGCAAACATTGACAGCTATTTGGGTTATCACCACATGATCGAATGTGATATAGAGATACCGGCTCCTCGCCACGGTGACCACCCGCCATGTGCACGTGTTGAAATGAAAGAACGGCTGCCGGGTGAACGAGGTGGTGACTTCAGCGAAATTGAAAAAGGAATGACGGAGGAAGAAGCAAAGTATGAAGCGTTACGCTGCCTAAGGTGCGATCATTACGGGCTGGGTGTCTTTAAAGGAGGAAGAGTGAAAAAATGGTAA
- a CDS encoding PLP-dependent aminotransferase family protein — protein sequence MIIIKEKEYEPKYIQIYQYFKHQITTGKLVAASRLPSTRSLADSMGVSRNTVEAAYQQLCTEGYLTSKAGSGYVVLPFDVSLYNDSALEKEEMVFEEENSNTDDDKRIQFDFMYENMNLDDFPMRAWKKALNEILNSSNVDCFSSYNDRNGEREFRVEIMKYLYFSRGVRCKPEQIVLTSGTISSLSLLCQLFMSEYDSVAVEEPCYNSARAAFKNHKMQIKPIPIEEDGICVSLLKESKAKLLYTTPSHQFPTGKVMGVNKRLHLIQWAEEKDAYLIEDDYDSELRYNSKPIPSMQSLDYKGRVIYINTFSKAFVPSLRMSFMVLPQSLLKRYHKKFSKYNCTVSWIEQKAMQAFMQNGDWSRHLRKICTANKKKHDMLLNVIHQCMKDKIVIHGSHAGLHILLEIKNGMKEKELIRSAEAVGVQVYPVSVHWANPQNYNDNMVLIGYSSLSEEEIKEGIHLLRSAWFDFKVE from the coding sequence GTGATCATAATCAAAGAAAAAGAGTATGAGCCGAAATACATCCAGATTTATCAATATTTTAAACATCAAATTACAACAGGCAAGCTGGTAGCAGCGAGCAGACTTCCTTCTACCAGAAGTTTAGCTGATTCTATGGGAGTGAGTAGAAATACGGTAGAAGCAGCTTATCAACAGCTTTGTACAGAAGGATACCTTACGAGCAAGGCAGGAAGTGGATACGTAGTACTTCCATTTGATGTATCTCTTTATAATGATTCTGCATTAGAAAAAGAAGAAATGGTTTTTGAAGAGGAAAACAGCAATACGGATGATGATAAACGAATCCAGTTTGACTTTATGTATGAGAATATGAATTTGGATGATTTTCCTATGCGTGCATGGAAAAAGGCATTGAATGAAATTCTTAATTCCAGTAATGTGGATTGTTTTAGCTCGTATAATGATCGAAACGGTGAGAGAGAATTTCGAGTGGAAATTATGAAGTATTTATATTTTTCCAGAGGAGTTCGCTGTAAACCAGAGCAGATCGTACTTACTTCTGGTACGATATCTTCATTGAGTTTGCTCTGCCAGTTGTTCATGAGTGAATACGATTCTGTTGCAGTGGAAGAGCCTTGCTATAATAGTGCGAGAGCTGCATTTAAAAATCATAAAATGCAGATCAAGCCAATTCCGATTGAGGAGGATGGTATCTGTGTTTCCCTCTTAAAAGAATCTAAGGCGAAACTGTTATATACGACACCGTCGCATCAATTCCCAACTGGAAAAGTGATGGGTGTCAATAAGCGGCTCCATTTGATTCAATGGGCAGAAGAAAAAGATGCTTACCTCATTGAAGATGATTATGACAGCGAATTGAGATATAATAGCAAACCGATACCATCCATGCAGTCTTTGGACTACAAAGGGAGAGTCATCTATATCAATACATTTTCAAAAGCATTTGTTCCGAGCCTTAGGATGAGTTTTATGGTATTACCCCAATCTTTATTAAAAAGATATCATAAAAAATTTTCTAAATATAACTGCACCGTATCATGGATTGAGCAAAAGGCTATGCAGGCTTTCATGCAGAATGGAGATTGGAGCAGACACTTAAGGAAAATCTGTACAGCAAATAAAAAAAAGCACGATATGTTGCTAAATGTCATTCATCAATGTATGAAAGACAAAATAGTGATTCATGGGAGTCATGCCGGATTGCATATTTTGCTTGAAATTAAGAATGGAATGAAAGAAAAAGAATTGATAAGAAGTGCAGAAGCGGTTGGCGTACAAGTATATCCGGTATCGGTGCATTGGGCCAACCCACAGAATTATAATGATAATATGGTCTTAATTGGGTACAGTAGTCTGAGTGAGGAAGAAATTAAAGAAGGAATACACTTATTGCGATCCGCTTGGTTTGACTTTAAGGTTGAGTAA
- the sppA gene encoding signal peptide peptidase SppA: METNMGSSENSVQRTMVLPEKPRKRRIGLWIFLGILALFFLIVLIAFFFRDDSDYSYAINEPYIATVYVEGTIASSNVDSLGLATGYQHSWTLDQLDYLMADENNKGLVVFVDSPGGGVYESDELYLKIKEYQQNTKNPVYAMMGNMAASGGYYISAPADKIYANRNTWTGSIGVTMGSLFDVSELLEKYGIKVNTLTSGANKAMGSPVEPMTEEQRAIFQSLIDEAYEQFTGIVSEERDIPMADTKKLADGRIYTAKQALKLNLVDAIGTYDQALTDMRTTYDLMNCKQVDVVYKNNSLFGSLLAESGVSNLLSSMIKLKGQSDVTEVLSLVNDHKELPVSYLCDYLK; the protein is encoded by the coding sequence ATGGAAACAAATATGGGAAGTAGTGAGAATAGTGTACAAAGAACGATGGTATTGCCAGAAAAGCCACGAAAGAGAAGAATAGGATTGTGGATTTTTCTTGGCATTTTGGCGTTATTTTTCTTGATTGTACTGATTGCATTTTTTTTCAGAGATGATTCGGATTATTCGTATGCTATTAATGAACCCTACATTGCTACCGTTTATGTTGAAGGAACGATTGCTTCCTCGAATGTAGATTCTTTAGGTCTCGCGACCGGTTATCAGCATAGTTGGACGTTGGATCAATTAGATTACCTGATGGCGGATGAAAACAATAAGGGCTTGGTAGTATTTGTCGATTCACCGGGAGGCGGCGTTTATGAAAGTGATGAATTATATTTAAAAATAAAAGAATACCAACAAAATACAAAAAATCCAGTTTATGCGATGATGGGGAATATGGCAGCATCAGGCGGATATTATATTTCGGCACCTGCTGATAAAATTTATGCGAATCGCAATACTTGGACGGGTTCTATCGGTGTAACAATGGGGTCACTTTTCGATGTTTCTGAGCTTTTAGAGAAATATGGAATAAAAGTAAATACACTTACTTCAGGCGCAAATAAAGCAATGGGAAGCCCTGTAGAACCAATGACAGAAGAGCAGCGCGCTATTTTTCAGTCGTTAATAGATGAAGCATATGAGCAGTTTACAGGTATCGTTTCAGAGGAACGTGATATCCCGATGGCGGATACTAAAAAGCTTGCAGATGGAAGAATTTACACAGCAAAGCAGGCATTAAAACTAAATCTTGTAGATGCGATTGGCACATATGATCAGGCATTAACGGATATGCGCACTACTTATGATTTGATGAATTGCAAGCAGGTTGATGTGGTTTATAAAAATAACTCTTTATTTGGAAGTCTGCTGGCTGAAAGCGGTGTGTCTAATCTATTGTCATCAATGATAAAGTTAAAAGGACAGAGCGACGTGACCGAGGTATTAAGCTTGGTGAATGACCATAAGGAGCTTCCGGTCAGCTATTTATGCGATTACTTAAAATAG
- a CDS encoding LytTR family DNA-binding domain-containing protein: MQEGGRPTIFNIALCDDDTAFNKQFRNKINKILEKKHIDFNFQSFTDLQSLAEALETGITYHLLFLDVLLGQDNGIDFARHLRENGNQIDLIFITSSRDYAVDSYDVHPIHYLIKPIEQSKLESALLLALEKNIPKQFLLQTANGFIHIPLSDILYFEIYNRTILLHKTNNETITFTGTLNNLENKLPMLHFVRVHKSYLANIKHIIKITRYELTLTNHMKIPIGKKRYTAVQKNLLEYAQQKNHGV; this comes from the coding sequence ATGCAAGAAGGGGGGAGACCCACTATTTTTAACATTGCACTATGTGACGACGATACTGCTTTCAACAAGCAATTTCGAAATAAAATAAATAAAATTCTAGAAAAAAAACATATAGACTTTAACTTTCAAAGCTTCACAGATTTACAGAGCTTAGCAGAAGCTTTAGAGACAGGCATTACATATCACCTGCTTTTTTTAGATGTTCTGCTCGGTCAGGATAATGGAATTGATTTTGCACGTCATTTACGTGAAAATGGAAATCAGATTGATTTGATATTTATAACTTCCAGTCGGGATTATGCCGTAGACAGCTACGATGTTCATCCGATTCACTATCTTATAAAACCGATTGAACAATCAAAATTGGAATCTGCCTTACTGCTTGCTCTTGAAAAAAATATTCCAAAACAATTTTTATTGCAAACAGCAAATGGTTTCATTCATATCCCTCTTTCTGATATCCTATATTTTGAAATTTATAATCGAACGATCCTTTTACATAAAACAAACAATGAAACAATAACCTTTACCGGCACGCTGAACAATCTGGAAAATAAATTGCCTATGCTGCATTTTGTACGTGTTCATAAGAGCTACCTTGCCAATATAAAGCACATCATTAAGATTACACGTTATGAACTTACCTTAACCAATCATATGAAAATTCCAATCGGCAAAAAACGTTATACGGCCGTTCAAAAAAATCTTCTTGAATACGCACAGCAAAAAAATCATGGAGTCTGA
- a CDS encoding GntR family transcriptional regulator, with translation MFQLDLKSRKSIYEQIVDKIKELILTEVLTPNEKLPSVRELSKTLTVNPNTILKSYRELEKDGYVYTIGGSGCFVAEKKDRNTDKWKLEELKHRIQNDIMELQYLGLQPDEITGLIKQFIEKGVFYHD, from the coding sequence ATGTTTCAATTGGACTTGAAATCCAGAAAATCAATCTATGAACAAATAGTCGATAAAATAAAGGAATTAATTCTCACAGAAGTGCTGACACCCAACGAAAAGCTTCCATCTGTGCGTGAATTATCCAAGACTTTAACAGTAAATCCAAATACAATTCTAAAGTCATACCGGGAATTAGAAAAAGACGGATACGTTTACACAATAGGCGGTTCCGGCTGCTTTGTTGCTGAAAAGAAAGACAGGAACACAGATAAATGGAAATTAGAAGAACTAAAACATCGCATTCAAAATGACATTATGGAATTACAGTATCTAGGGCTTCAACCAGATGAGATTACTGGCCTTATAAAACAATTCATTGAAAAAGGAGTATTTTATCATGATTAA
- a CDS encoding YaiI/YqxD family protein, translated as MKILIDADGCPVVDITVQMAKKYQIECILLCDTSHFFERDGAEAIIVAKGPDSVDFALVNLVNKGDVVITQDYGLAAMCLAKGALPISQNGMIYSKDNMDALLMQRHNLRKIRMAGGRHKGMTKRSKEQNQEFEAVLKSVLEGKRKKEENNDRFTGKEFYRKTTR; from the coding sequence ATGAAGATATTAATTGATGCGGATGGATGTCCGGTTGTTGATATAACCGTGCAGATGGCGAAGAAATATCAAATAGAATGTATCCTTTTATGCGATACATCCCATTTTTTTGAGAGAGACGGAGCTGAGGCGATTATTGTTGCAAAAGGGCCTGACAGTGTTGATTTTGCACTGGTGAACTTAGTGAATAAGGGTGACGTAGTGATCACGCAGGATTACGGTCTGGCTGCAATGTGCCTGGCGAAAGGGGCACTTCCAATCAGTCAAAATGGAATGATTTACAGTAAAGATAATATGGACGCATTATTAATGCAGAGGCATAATTTAAGAAAAATACGCATGGCCGGAGGCCGACATAAAGGAATGACGAAAAGATCAAAAGAGCAGAATCAAGAGTTTGAGGCGGTTTTGAAAAGTGTACTGGAAGGCAAACGAAAGAAGGAAGAAAACAATGATCGTTTCACAGGGAAAGAATTTTATAGAAAAACTACAAGGTAA